Proteins found in one Cellulomonas palmilytica genomic segment:
- a CDS encoding nucleoside/nucleotide kinase family protein — protein MTDGVTTGATTGSDEGALGLVLERALVASPRLGPVRVVCVDGPAGSGKTTAADALVALASARRVRAVVVHLDDLYEGWSGLEGSLWPRLSAQVLEPLRRGLPGRFQRYDWSAERFADWVDVPLPELLVVEGCGSARRACDPVAVLRVWVEADRALRLNRGLARDGEDARAHWLRWMDDEAAHFARERTRERADVRLDAFGRMTP, from the coding sequence GTGACCGACGGTGTGACCACCGGGGCGACGACGGGCTCCGACGAGGGCGCGCTCGGGCTGGTGCTCGAGCGCGCCCTCGTCGCGTCACCCCGGCTCGGCCCCGTGCGCGTGGTGTGCGTCGACGGCCCCGCGGGCTCGGGCAAGACGACCGCGGCGGACGCGCTCGTCGCGCTGGCGTCCGCGCGGCGCGTGCGCGCGGTCGTCGTGCACCTCGACGACCTGTACGAGGGCTGGTCCGGCCTCGAGGGCTCGCTGTGGCCGCGGCTGTCCGCCCAGGTGCTCGAGCCGCTGCGCCGCGGCCTGCCCGGACGGTTCCAGCGGTACGACTGGTCCGCCGAGCGGTTCGCGGACTGGGTCGACGTCCCGCTTCCCGAGCTGCTCGTGGTCGAGGGCTGCGGCTCCGCGCGGCGCGCGTGCGACCCGGTCGCGGTGCTGCGCGTGTGGGTCGAGGCCGACCGCGCGCTGCGCCTGAACCGTGGGCTCGCGCGCGACGGCGAGGACGCCCGCGCGCACTGGCTGCGATGGATGGACGACGAGGCCGCGCACTTCGCCCGCGAACGCACGCGTGAACGCGCCGACGTCCGACTGGACGCGTTTGGCAGGATGACCCCATGA
- the argH gene encoding argininosuccinate lyase, whose amino-acid sequence MPETPVAGEPDAPLALWGGRFASGPAAALADLSRSTQFDWRLADVDISGSVAHAHVLHAAGLLSDDEVAGMVDALERLRADVASGAFGPSPDDEDVHTALERGLIERAGADLGGKLRAGRSRNDQIATLVRMYLRREARAISGLVLDVVDALVAQAQAAGDAPMPGRTHLQHAQPVLLAHSLLAHAWPLLRDVERYTDWDRRAAVSPYGSGALAGSSLGLDPAAVAAGLGFDAPVENSIDGTASRDVVAEFAFVSAMLAVDLSRLAEEVILWATKEFGFVRLHDSFSTGSSIMPQKKNPDVAELARGKAGRLVGDLTGLLTTLKGLPLAYNRDLQEDKEPVFDQVDQLTVLLPAFAGMIATLTFDTERMASLAPQGFSLATDIAEWLVREGVPFRVAHEVAGECVRACEAHTPAIELWELSDDELAAISPHLTPQVRSVLSVEGSLASRSAHGGTAPVRVREQLGRAAARATELRAWAAPTR is encoded by the coding sequence ATGCCTGAGACGCCCGTGGCCGGTGAGCCGGACGCGCCGCTCGCCCTGTGGGGCGGCCGGTTCGCGTCCGGCCCGGCCGCGGCCCTCGCCGACCTGTCGCGTTCGACGCAGTTCGACTGGCGGCTCGCGGACGTCGACATCTCGGGCTCGGTCGCGCACGCGCACGTGCTGCACGCCGCGGGTCTGCTGTCCGACGACGAGGTCGCGGGCATGGTCGACGCGCTCGAGCGGCTGCGGGCCGACGTCGCGTCGGGAGCGTTCGGCCCGTCGCCCGACGACGAGGACGTGCACACCGCGCTCGAGCGCGGCCTGATCGAGCGCGCGGGCGCGGACCTGGGCGGCAAGCTGCGCGCGGGCCGCTCGCGCAACGACCAGATCGCGACGCTCGTGCGCATGTACCTGCGCCGCGAGGCGCGCGCGATCTCCGGCCTCGTGCTGGACGTCGTCGACGCCCTCGTCGCGCAGGCGCAGGCCGCGGGCGACGCGCCCATGCCGGGGCGCACGCACCTGCAGCACGCGCAGCCGGTGCTGCTCGCGCACAGCCTGCTCGCGCACGCGTGGCCGCTGCTGCGCGACGTCGAGCGGTACACCGACTGGGACCGACGCGCGGCGGTGTCGCCGTACGGCTCGGGTGCGCTGGCCGGCTCGTCGCTCGGCCTGGACCCGGCCGCCGTGGCCGCCGGGCTCGGGTTCGACGCGCCCGTCGAGAACTCGATCGACGGCACCGCGTCGCGCGACGTCGTCGCGGAGTTCGCGTTCGTCTCGGCGATGCTCGCGGTCGACCTGTCGCGGCTCGCCGAGGAGGTCATCCTCTGGGCGACCAAGGAGTTCGGCTTCGTCCGGCTGCACGACTCGTTCTCGACCGGGTCGAGCATCATGCCGCAGAAGAAGAACCCGGACGTCGCGGAGCTCGCGCGCGGCAAGGCGGGTCGGCTCGTCGGCGACCTCACGGGCCTGCTGACGACGCTCAAGGGTCTGCCGCTCGCGTACAACCGCGACCTGCAGGAGGACAAGGAGCCGGTGTTCGACCAGGTCGACCAGCTCACGGTCCTGCTGCCGGCGTTCGCGGGGATGATCGCCACGCTCACGTTCGACACCGAGCGCATGGCGTCGCTCGCGCCGCAGGGCTTCTCGCTCGCGACGGACATCGCCGAGTGGCTGGTGCGCGAGGGCGTGCCGTTCCGGGTCGCCCACGAGGTCGCGGGGGAGTGCGTCCGCGCGTGCGAGGCGCACACGCCGGCGATCGAGCTGTGGGAGCTGTCCGACGACGAGCTCGCGGCGATCTCGCCGCACCTGACACCGCAGGTGCGCTCGGTGCTCTCGGTCGAGGGCTCGCTCGCGTCCCGCTCGGCGCACGGCGGCACGGCACCCGTGCGCGTGCGTGAGCAGCTGGGCCGTGCGGCCGCGCGTGCCACGGAGCTGCGCGCCTGGGCGGCGCCGACGCGGTGA
- a CDS encoding DNA-3-methyladenine glycosylase, which yields MTPAADAPREPVLEDRELAHAAIPSVVPSGSSSVAPSSDVPRSPDAADPLRFVAIPARTWYARDVHTVARDLLGAYLTSRTPEGEVTVRLTEVEAYAGSDDPGSHAFRGRTARNAVMFAEPGRLYVYRHLGLHHCVNVVTEPTGRAAAVLLRAGEVVSGAELAWARREHVGVVDSHRQLARGPARLAVCLGIDRSWNGDDVTEAGGRVVLHRHEGPVLSTQASGPRVGVSGPGGDVSRHPWRYWLVGEPSVSAYRPAYRSSASRSRGSSDGYRPPASEDVP from the coding sequence ATGACGCCCGCGGCGGACGCCCCCCGCGAACCGGTCCTCGAGGACCGGGAGCTCGCGCACGCCGCGATCCCGTCCGTCGTCCCGTCGGGTTCGTCGTCGGTCGCACCCTCGTCGGACGTGCCGCGCTCGCCGGACGCCGCGGACCCGCTGCGCTTCGTCGCGATCCCCGCCCGCACCTGGTACGCGCGGGACGTGCACACCGTGGCGCGCGACCTCCTGGGCGCGTACCTGACGTCGCGCACGCCCGAGGGCGAGGTGACGGTCCGGCTGACCGAGGTCGAGGCGTACGCGGGCTCCGACGACCCCGGCTCGCACGCGTTCCGCGGCCGCACCGCGCGCAACGCGGTGATGTTCGCCGAGCCCGGCAGGCTCTACGTGTACCGGCACCTCGGGCTGCACCACTGCGTCAACGTGGTCACCGAGCCGACGGGACGCGCGGCGGCGGTCCTGCTGCGCGCGGGCGAGGTCGTCTCCGGGGCCGAGCTCGCCTGGGCGCGGCGCGAGCACGTGGGCGTCGTCGACTCCCACCGCCAGCTCGCACGCGGCCCCGCACGGCTCGCCGTCTGCCTCGGGATCGACCGGTCCTGGAACGGCGACGACGTGACCGAGGCCGGCGGACGCGTCGTGCTGCACCGGCACGAGGGACCCGTCCTCTCGACGCAGGCGAGCGGCCCACGCGTGGGCGTGTCCGGCCCGGGCGGGGACGTGTCCCGGCACCCGTGGCGCTACTGGCTCGTCGGCGAGCCGAGCGTGTCGGCCTACCGCCCGGCGTACCGCTCCTCGGCCTCGCGCTCGCGCGGCTCGTCGGACGGGTATCGCCCGCCGGCGTCGGAAGACGTCCCGTGA
- a CDS encoding HAD-IIA family hydrolase, which yields MSARLIAAPVPPAQAYDLALVDLDGVAYRGHEPIEHASDGLTGAREAGMRLVFVTNNASREPESVADQLTGLGIPTTPGEVMTAAQACAQLLRTRLERGARVLVVGGAGLRTAVRQAGFEIVESADDEPVAVAQGFAPEVGWTQLAEAAYAIERGAWHVASNLDLSLPTARGFAPGNGSLVGAVRAATGVQPDSAGKPSPTMYHMAVERARARQALVVGDRLDTDLAGARSGGFVGLHVLTGVSSARDDVLAHPGERPHLIGADLRSLHETHPEPEPGADGWWTCREAAARVVDGRLELGRGGQDSDAHRLDQVRAACAAAWAAVDGGDELEASSVPELGPSAV from the coding sequence ATGAGCGCACGGTTGATCGCGGCCCCGGTGCCGCCCGCGCAGGCGTACGACCTGGCGCTCGTCGACCTCGACGGCGTCGCGTACCGGGGGCACGAGCCGATCGAGCACGCGTCCGACGGGCTCACCGGCGCCCGCGAGGCGGGGATGCGGCTCGTGTTCGTGACGAACAACGCGTCGCGCGAGCCCGAGTCGGTCGCCGACCAGCTGACCGGGCTCGGCATCCCGACGACGCCCGGCGAGGTCATGACCGCGGCCCAGGCGTGCGCCCAGCTGTTGCGCACGCGCCTCGAGCGTGGGGCCCGGGTGCTCGTCGTCGGTGGTGCGGGTCTGCGCACGGCCGTGCGGCAGGCCGGGTTCGAGATCGTGGAGTCGGCCGACGACGAGCCGGTCGCGGTCGCTCAGGGCTTCGCTCCCGAGGTGGGGTGGACACAGCTCGCGGAGGCCGCGTACGCGATCGAGCGCGGCGCGTGGCACGTCGCGTCGAACCTGGACCTGAGCCTGCCGACCGCGCGCGGGTTCGCGCCGGGCAACGGCTCGCTCGTGGGCGCCGTGCGGGCCGCGACGGGCGTGCAGCCCGACAGCGCGGGCAAGCCGTCGCCGACCATGTACCACATGGCCGTCGAGCGGGCGAGGGCCCGCCAGGCGCTCGTCGTCGGCGACCGGCTCGACACGGACCTCGCGGGTGCGCGCTCCGGCGGGTTCGTCGGGCTGCACGTGCTCACGGGGGTGAGCTCGGCGCGCGACGACGTGCTGGCGCACCCGGGGGAGCGGCCGCACCTCATCGGTGCGGACCTGCGATCGCTGCACGAGACGCACCCGGAGCCCGAGCCGGGCGCCGACGGGTGGTGGACCTGCCGCGAGGCGGCTGCCCGCGTGGTCGACGGACGGCTCGAGCTGGGGCGTGGCGGGCAGGACTCGGACGCGCACCGGCTCGACCAGGTGCGCGCGGCGTGCGCCGCGGCCTGGGCGGCGGTCGACGGTGGTGACGAGCTCGAGGCGTCGTCGGTGCCCGAGCTCGGACCGTCTGCGGTCTAG
- the tyrS gene encoding tyrosine--tRNA ligase — MTHILDELAWRGLIAHTTDVDALREALSGGPVTLYCGFDPTAPSLHIGNLVQILTVRRLQDAGHRPIALVGGATGLIGDPKMTGERTLNSRDVVAGWVERIRAQIAPLLRFDGDNAATLVNNLDWTAPLSAIDFLRDVGQHFRLGTMIAKDTVARRLASEQGISFTEFSYQVLQGMDFLELYRRHGVTLQTGGSDQWGNLLSGVELIRKVEGAAVHALTTPLITKADGTKFGKTESGTVWLDPQMTTPYAFYQFWLNADDADVLGYLKVFTFRTREEIDELAEAVASRPAAREAQRALAYDVTALVHGAAAADAVVAASQALFGRGSLADLDAGTLGAAVAELPTASGKVGDLVVDLLAATGVVKSKSEARRAVAEGGASVNNVRVADEDATLGEQDLLHGRWAVLRRGKRTLAVVDTAV, encoded by the coding sequence GTGACCCACATCCTCGACGAGCTCGCGTGGCGCGGGCTCATCGCCCACACGACCGACGTCGACGCGCTGCGCGAGGCGCTGTCCGGCGGGCCCGTGACGCTCTACTGCGGCTTCGACCCGACCGCGCCGAGCCTGCACATCGGCAACCTCGTCCAGATCCTCACCGTGCGCCGGCTCCAGGACGCCGGCCACCGTCCGATCGCGCTCGTCGGCGGCGCGACGGGCCTGATCGGCGACCCGAAGATGACGGGGGAGCGCACGCTCAACTCGCGTGACGTCGTCGCGGGCTGGGTCGAGCGGATCCGCGCCCAGATCGCACCGCTGCTGCGGTTCGACGGCGACAACGCCGCGACGCTGGTGAACAACCTGGACTGGACGGCGCCGCTGTCCGCCATCGACTTCCTGCGCGACGTCGGCCAGCACTTCCGGCTCGGCACGATGATCGCCAAGGACACGGTGGCCCGCCGCCTCGCGAGCGAGCAGGGGATCTCGTTCACGGAGTTCAGCTACCAGGTGCTCCAGGGCATGGACTTCCTCGAGCTGTACCGCCGGCACGGCGTCACGCTCCAGACAGGCGGGTCGGACCAGTGGGGCAACCTGCTGTCGGGCGTCGAGCTGATCCGCAAGGTCGAGGGCGCCGCGGTGCACGCGCTGACCACCCCGCTCATCACCAAGGCCGACGGCACCAAGTTCGGCAAGACGGAGTCGGGCACCGTGTGGCTCGACCCGCAGATGACGACGCCGTACGCCTTCTACCAGTTCTGGCTCAACGCGGACGACGCGGACGTGCTCGGGTACCTCAAGGTGTTCACGTTCCGCACGCGAGAGGAGATCGACGAGCTCGCCGAGGCCGTCGCGAGCCGGCCGGCAGCGCGTGAGGCGCAGCGCGCGCTGGCGTACGACGTGACGGCGCTCGTGCACGGGGCGGCGGCGGCCGACGCGGTCGTCGCCGCGTCGCAGGCGCTCTTCGGGCGCGGGTCGCTCGCCGACCTCGACGCCGGGACGCTCGGTGCCGCGGTGGCCGAGCTGCCCACGGCCTCGGGCAAGGTCGGCGACCTCGTCGTCGACCTGCTCGCGGCGACCGGCGTCGTCAAGAGCAAGTCCGAGGCGCGTCGCGCCGTCGCGGAGGGCGGGGCGTCGGTCAACAACGTCCGCGTCGCCGACGAGGACGCGACGCTCGGTGAGCAGGACCTGCTGCACGGCCGGTGGGCCGTGCTCCGCCGGGGCAAGCGCACGCTCGCGGTCGTCGACACCGCGGTCTGA